Below is a genomic region from Malassezia restricta chromosome VIII, complete sequence.
acgctgctggatgtgGACGTGTACATGGTTGATcggcagcgcgtgccgaaAGGCTATGGCTTTGCGCTACGGACGCAAACGAGGCCGCGCACTGtgctgctcgcgacgcagtcgagcgaggcggcgcatcacgaCTGGATCAAGAGTCTGtgtcgcgcgcgctcgtacGTGCTGTGCCAGGAGCGGCCGGACATACTTGCGAGTGCGCACTctctcgagcgcgccgagcagcgcgccgcgagcgaTCGGCGCGCGAAAAACATACGCAAGCAGGCAGCGCTACAACGCAGCAAGAGCGTCGGAAAGCAgcacgcgcatggcccgcTCATCCAGAGCGACGCCTTCGACGTGCCGTTCCAAAAAGGCAgcctgctcgacacgcggcCTTCCACGACCGCTGGACGGTAAGTTGTGCTTAGTCATCATGTAGCGACCTCAGCCAGGCGCTGGGAGGGGCGTTGTGTGTGTGCCTTGCCATGCGAGGCCAACGGGGCGTgtcgtgcgccgcgccggccctgcggcgcgtggtgcggcgcatgcacacgcAGGAAGCGCCTTGCAATGCGGTgggcgtgcagctgctggagcgtACGTTGCATCGGCAGGTGTTTCcgccggcgtcgacgcagATCCCACCGGTGGATCCGTGTGCGCTGGACTTGTGTCAAGACCACCTGCATCAGCACGGCCTGCATGCCTCGAAGGCGTCGAAGCTCTCTCCGACGTCGTTTGCGCTACcgccgctgctcggcaAGGATCTGGGCGAGCATTTCTGGACGATGGGACGACGGCTCGTGCATCCCTGGATGGAGTATGCGgagacgctcgcgcgcacgccgatgccgcggccgccgcggcctGAAGCTGACATCGATGCGGATGCCGACGCGTACTGGGACGCGGACAGCTGGctcgcgctggacgagtcgctgcagccgagtgtgccgctgcgccccGCGGCGCTCTCGATGGAGCCGGGGTGGAGCAAGTATGCGTTTCTGCGGACGAGCCAGGGGACCGTCGCGGgcctcgcgccgccggAGCCGGTGGCGTATCCTGATGTAgaggatgcggcgctggtgtTCGATGTCGAGACCATGCCGCGGGTGAGCTCGTACCCCGTGATGGCGTCGGCGGTGGGGCAGCATGCATGGTACACGTGGATCAGTCcgtggctcgtgcagcgcggTGAGCGGCACACGAGCATGGCACACCTGATTCCGATGGGACCGCGCGACGggtcggcgccgccgcgtctGCTCGTCGGCCATCATGCCGGCTTTGATCgcgcggcggtgctggAGGAGTACAGTCTGCACATGACGCAGATCCGATGGCTCGACACGATGAGTctgcacgtcgcgacgaATGGCATATCGTCGCCGCAGCGAGCGGCGTGGACGGAGCATgcgcggcgacgtgcgatGCGGCGTCTCGATGCGTGGCTgacgacgcagcggcgcgagcgcgacacgcAGGAGCAGATCAAGGCCGTGCTTGATGAGGGCGATctggacgaggacgcgTTCGCTGCGCTGCGGATGCATGTGCAtgatgcggcggcggacgcgCCGGAGGAGGAGGATGGCCAGGTGCTGTGGCAGGACGTCACGTCGCAGAACTCGCTGGCGGATGTGGCGGCCTTGCACTGTGGCATTCATCTCGACAAGGATGTGCGGAACGTGTTTGTCGAGAGCACGAGTCGTGAGGAGGTGGCGTcgcagctggcgccgctCCTGGCGTACTGTGCGTCGGACGTGCACACGACGTGTGCCGTCTTTGCGAAGGTGTGGCCCGCGTTCCTGCGCAGCTGCCCGCATcctgcgacgctggcggGTGTGTTGGGCCTGGGCAGTACGTTTCTGCCGGTCGACGCGAGCTGGCAGACGTAccgccgcgcgacgcaggcgAAGTTTGAGCAGATGAATGCGCGGGTCGTGTCGACGCTCAAGCACctcgcgacgacgctgatGGAGtcgggcgtcgcggcgaTCGATGCACAGACGCCGGACCGATGGTGGGAGACGGATCCCTGGTACGCGCAGCTCGACTGGTCGCCGAAGCGGCCGAAAGTGCATGAGGAggcgtcgctcgtgccgctgtgGTGGCGCGACAAGatcgcgcatgccaagcgagcgctcggcgcccgCAGCCACAttgtcgtgcagctcctgcagctgcggtgcgatggcgacgctgTGGTCTACGATGCGgcgaagcggcgctgggcggTCGAGCGTGAGGGcgagctgcatgcgctgccgTCCTCGCCGCTCTCGCAGGCGATgcgccagcggcacacgaTCACGAGTGAGGCGGGTGCGGacgtgctggcggcggtgctgcgtggcgaggGCGATGCCGCGGTGCGGGCGCTCGCGTTACgtgtgcgcgaggcgcctgGGCCGCAtccggcgctggcgcagctggactggacgcgcgtgccgtacaCGGACGCGAACGAGCGGGCGCCGTGGTGGCCGAAGTGGTACTGGGACCTGTatgacgcgcgcgcgaaGGAGATTGACGTGACGATCCGCGCCAAGATAGCGCCGCTGCTCCTGAAAATCGCATGGGACGGCATGCCGATCTACCGCAGTCGCGAGCACGGCTGGATCTACGAGAGTgtgcagcgtgtcgagggCCAGACGCCGCTCGTCTTTTCGCACGCCGCGGACGCCGCGCTTCAGCGCGGCGTATTCTACAAGCTGCCGCATGCCGATGGCGACGGCAGCAATGTCGGCAACCCGTTCAGCAAGGGCTTCCTGCCCCTGCTCGAGAGCGGGCGCCTGCAGAGTCTGCATCCGAGCAGGGCGAgtggcgatgcggcgcggGGCGCGCTGGAGATGAACGCGCAGTGCAGCTACTGGATCAGTGCGCGCGATCGGATCGAGCGGCAGGTGGTCGTGTGGGACGGCGAGGCGGAGACGCGCATGGGCTttgcgccgcacgacgagcggcgcggcctgATTCTGCCGCAGGTGATTACGATGGGCACggtgacgcggcgcgcgattGAAAAGACGTGGCTGACCGCGTCGAATGCGAAGCGCAACCGCATCGGCAGCGAGCTCAAGTCGATGGtcaaggcgccgcgcggctgGAGTATCGTGGGCGCGGACGTCGACAGTGAGGAGCTGTGGATCTGCAGCGTGATGGGCGACGCCCAGTTTGGCATCCACGGCGCGACGGCGATTGGGTGGATGACGCTCGAGGGCGCCAAGGCGCAGGGCACCGATCTGCACAGCAAGACGGCGTCGATCCTCGGCACGAAGCGCGACCAGGCGAAGGTGTTCAACTACAGCCGCATTTATGGCGCAGGCATCCGGCATGCGATGCACCTGCTGCTCAAGGCGAATCCCAGCATgcaggtcgacgaggccgcgCGGCGAGCGAAGCAGCTGTATGCGGCGACGAAGGggcaggcgacgcgcggcgacGCGTACTTTGGGCGGCGGTTCTGGTacggcggcagcgagaGCTTTGTGTTCAACAAGCTCGAGGAGATCGCGCTGAGCGAGCATCCACGGACGCCCGCGCTCGACTGCGGCATCACAGCGGCCCTGTCGCGCCAGTACCTGCCGCGGGCGCGCGGCGAGCAGCAGGACTACATGCCGAGCCGCATCAATTGGGTCGTGCAGTCGAGCGGCGTCGACTACCTGCACCTGCTGATCACCGCGATGGGGTATTTGTGTGCGACGTACGggatcgaggcgcgctTCATGCTCAgtgtgcacgacgaggtACGGTAcctggcgcgcgacgacgacaagtaccgcgcggcgctcgcgctgcagaTCGCGAATCTGTggacgcgcgccatgtTTGCGTTCAAGCTCAACATGGACGACCTGCCCGAGTCGTGTGCGTTCTTTGCGGCCGTCGACATTGACCATGTCCTGCGCAAAGAGGTTGACGATCCGTGCGTGACGCCATCGCAGCCCGATCCCATCCCGCCGGGCGAGTcgctcgacatggccgGCGTGCTTGCCAAGGCGGGCGGCtcgctgcatcgcacgcgGGGCGTCGAGCTGGCCGACCCCGGGTGGCCCGCGTACGTGCCGTccatgcagcagcaccgcTGTGTGGGCGAGGCCGGTTTGCTCTTTCtccaggcgcaggcggcgacggacatggacgagaTTCGCGCGCTGCACCGACGATGGCAGCGGTTGCCGTCGAACGTGCGCTCGTACGCCACGTCGGCGAGAacgccgccggcgctgcgcacgctcgcagcgctcgaggccctgctgccgccgagaccgcgacgacgagtcgcacggcctcggcgccggccgcgacggaagcgcgccatgccggccatggcgcccCGTCcgatgccgcgcatccACCTGTcaggcgcgctgctgccgccaTCGCTGTACAACAAGCCGATGCTGCGGTACAagccgacgcagccgctGCGCATGACCATGATGAtccgcgcgcggcgccgagcgcggcagcggcgtcTGCAGCGGTGGGACGAGCTCCAGGAGATCAAGTTCCTGCTGGgagacgacgatgcctgGTACGACACGTACAAGCCgtacgagcgcgagctACAGGCGCAGTTtcagcgcgagcgcgagcgtgcgcagatGGTGTTCACacccgagcagctgcgtgtaGCGAAggccgcgcgacgcgcgagGCTCGCACAATATatggcacgccgcacgaGGCAAGATACCCCGCGAGACTAgtggtcgtcgtcctctGCCACCATGTAGGGTATACGCCGGCGCATGTACGCATGgtgcggcggtggcggcggcatcgtgtcgtgccgcgctgccgtcTGGACGCGGAAAAAACGACAGCGTCGAGTTGGTCGCGCCCACGACGATCGATAGCGTCAGCAGCGAAAACAGCATAGTCTTCCAGCTCACCACATCCACGAACCCATTTAGGATCTCGGCGAACGTCTCAGccgtgacgcgcgcgcggcccACGACCGTCGGgtcgcgcgacgcacaccGGCGCCATGCTTCACAGGCTTCCGACAGCGCTGGCGCTTGCATGTCTGAGCCGCATCGGTTCGACGTGTACCGCGCTTCGCACGAGGAAATCTCGCCGAGGTAGTCGAGTTCGTATTCGCGTACTTTCTGCGAGACGTCGTGCTGGATCGTCAAGACGATATTCAGCAGGAGGTAGAGGAACACGACGAGGATACTCAGATTAAAGACGACCTGCGCATACGTGAGCAGCGTTTCCGGGCGCGGCAGGGACCCAAGGGAGAgcgctgggcgaggcgcctcgctccGGGTGACGGGGTCTCGTGGCGCGGGCTTGCTGCGCGGCACCGGCGCGAcatcgagcggcggcggcggcgcctcgctTGGGCGCGGTGCCTCGATCTGCGGCGGCACAAGCGGCAGGGTCGCCAtggccggcggcggcaccgTCGGCACGTCCGGATCAATGTCCATGAGCGACGCATCGGGAGACGCCATGCTGAGGTCAGGCACATCAAACACAGAGGGCTTGCGCGGCCCAAGCTCCGTGATATccatcggcgcctgcgtgccgcgctcgtaCGCCGACGTCATCAGCCACCACGAACCGagggacgcgcggcgccagcgccgtctGTTGGTGTCACGTGATCAAAGGGGCGTGGTCGGTGCatcgtggcggcgctggcctGGGAGATGCCACCAACGCTGCTATGTCCGCCGATGCGGTTCGGCACGGTGGCGTTCCCATTGCCGATGTCGGAATGGGACGCTGAGTCGAGTGCGAGTCCATCGACGTCTTCGCGCATTACGTCGTTCTCGGAATGCGTGTACCGCGGTGCCTACCCCAAGCATCGGAATCTGCGCttcctcgagacgctgcatcTGCGCACGATCGTATCGCTCACGCCGAAGCCCATTACGGATGACCCTGTGTTGGCTGAGTGGGCCCGTGCACAGAATGGCGGAGCTGGTATCCAGGTcctgcatgtgcgcacGGAAAAGCCGAAGGAAGATACGGGCGGTCTCACACGCgaaggcgccgcgcgagcgcTCATGGAGGTCCTCAACTCGGAAAACTTGCCGCTGTACATACACTGCCtggatggcgtcgacgtcaCGTCGACGCTGGTCGCGTGCCTGCGCAAGATACAAGGCTGGTCCGAGGCCGTGATCCTCGCTGAACtgacgcgcggcgtccacgC
It encodes:
- a CDS encoding DNA polymerase gamma 1 yields the protein MRGQRGVSCAAPALRRVVRRMHTQEAPCNAVGVQLLERTLHRQVFPPASTQIPPVDPCALDLCQDHLHQHGLHASKASKLSPTSFALPPLLGKDLGEHFWTMGRRLVHPWMEYAETLARTPMPRPPRPEADIDADADAYWDADSWLALDESLQPSVPLRPAALSMEPGWSKYAFLRTSQGTVAGLAPPEPVAYPDVEDAALVFDVETMPRVSSYPVMASAVGQHAWYTWISPWLVQRGERHTSMAHLIPMGPRDGSAPPRLLVGHHAGFDRAAVLEEYSLHMTQIRWLDTMSLHVATNGISSPQRAAWTEHARRRAMRRLDAWLTTQRRERDTQEQIKAVLDEGDLDEDAFAALRMHVHDAAADAPEEEDGQVLWQDVTSQNSLADVAALHCGIHLDKDVRNVFVESTSREEVASQLAPLLAYCASDVHTTCAVFAKVWPAFLRSCPHPATLAGVLGLGSTFLPVDASWQTYRRATQAKFEQMNARVVSTLKHLATTLMESGVAAIDAQTPDRWWETDPWYAQLDWSPKRPKVHEEASLVPLWWRDKIAHAKRALGARSHIVVQLLQLRCDGDAVVYDAAKRRWAVEREGELHALPSSPLSQAMRQRHTITSEAGADVLAAVLRGEGDAAVRALALRVREAPGPHPALAQLDWTRVPYTDANERAPWWPKWYWDLYDARAKEIDVTIRAKIAPLLLKIAWDGMPIYRSREHGWIYESVQRVEGQTPLVFSHAADAALQRGVFYKLPHADGDGSNVGNPFSKGFLPLLESGRLQSLHPSRASGDAARGALEMNAQCSYWISARDRIERQVVVWDGEAETRMGFAPHDERRGLILPQVITMGTVTRRAIEKTWLTASNAKRNRIGSELKSMVKAPRGWSIVGADVDSEELWICSVMGDAQFGIHGATAIGWMTLEGAKAQGTDLHSKTASILGTKRDQAKVFNYSRIYGAGIRHAMHLLLKANPSMQVDEAARRAKQLYAATKGQATRGDAYFGRRFWYGGSESFVFNKLEEIALSEHPRTPALDCGITAALSRQYLPRARGEQQDYMPSRINWVVQSSGVDYLHLLITAMGYLCATYGIEARFMLSVHDEVRYLARDDDKYRAALALQIANLWTRAMFAFKLNMDDLPESCAFFAAVDIDHVLRKEVDDPCVTPSQPDPIPPGESLDMAGVLAKAGGSLHRTRGVELADPGWPAYVPSMQQHRCVGEAGLLFLQAQAATDMDEIRALHRRWQRLPSNVRSYATSARTPPALRTLAALEALLPPRPRRRVARPRRRPRRKRAMPAMAPRPMPRIHLSGALLPPSLYNKPMLRYKPTQPLRMTMMIRARRRARQRRLQRWDELQEIKFLLGDDDAWYDTYKPYERELQAQFQRERERAQMVFTPEQLRVAKAARRARLAQYMARRTRQDTPRD
- a CDS encoding nuclear envelope organization yields the protein MTSAYERGTQAPMDITELGPRKPSVFDVPDLSMASPDASLMDIDPDVPTVPPPAMATLPLVPPQIEAPRPSEAPPPPLDVAPVPRSKPAPRDPVTRSEAPRPALSLGSLPRPETLLTYAQVVFNLSILVVFLYLLLNIVLTIQHDVSQKVREYELDYLGEISSCEARYTSNRCGSDMQAPALSEACEAWRRCASRDPTVVGRARVTAETFAEILNGFVDVVSWKTMLFSLLTLSIVVGATNSTLSFFPRPDGSAARHDAAATAAPCVHAPAYTLHGGRGRRPLVSRGILPRAACHILCEPRASRGLRYTQLLGCEHHLRTLALALKLRL